The genomic DNA ACGACGTTCGAGCGCTGGGCATAGAGTTGGAGCGCTCCTATCATGCGTACGTGCGTGGGCGGTTGAAGTTCCGCGTCGGTCAGATTGTCTACGCGGCGTTCTCCGTTGACGAGAGCGTGATGGGTTTCGCCTTCCCGAAGGAGGAGCGGGCGGCGCTCGTCGCGGGGGATTCACGCAAATTCCAGATGCCCGCGGCGTCGGAGCTGCGCTTCAACTGGGTCCACGCAGATCTTGCGTCACTGGAACCCGCCGAGGCCCGCGAGTTCGTCGTCGACGCTTGGCGCATGGTCGTGCCCAACAAGCTCTCGCGCGCCTACGATCTCGCGCATCCCGACGGCCCGGGCTGACGAACCCTGCCTGTAAACGACTCGCGGCTCGCTCAGTTGAGCATTTTTTGTGATCGCCAGAAAGTTCAAACCGCGCGAGCTTCTCACGGAGGCGGACTCACGCGCCGCGATCGTCGCCAAGGTCTCCATGACGGCCCTGGCCGCGCTCTGGTCGCTTGCATTCGGCCGGGACATGCCCACGACGTTCGCCCGTTCGCCATACAGACCTCCGGGCTAGCCCTCTCCCATAGAACGGGAGCAATGCTTGAGACCTGCGTATGGACTTTGGGGCGTATCTCCCCAAGGAATCCGGATGAGGGAATCAAGCAAGGCCCGCGCTTGTTGACGCGGGTCGGGAAGGTACGCCTGTGCTCACCGTAGTAGTAACCTCCGAGGAGCCGACGCCAGCGACCACAACGACCGGTGGGTCGTTGATCGATGAGATTGTGCGGGATGGGGCGCGGAGGATGCTCGCCGCGGCGTTGGAGGCCGAGGTGGCCGCGTACATCGCGGCGCACACCGATCAGCTCGACGACCATGGTCGCCGTCTCGTCGTGCGCAACGGCCACGCGCGGTCACGGCAGGTGCTCACCTCCCCCGGCGCGGTGGAGGTTCACGCGCCGCGGGTCAACGACAAGCGCGTCGAGGAGGTCACCGGCCGGCGGCGTCGGTTCGCGTCGGTGATCCTGCCGACGTGGTGCCGCAGGTCCCCGAAGATCTGGCTCGCCGACCCATCCGGCAACGTGGTCGGCGCCATGCATGCGACAACAACGCCGAATGGCGACCCCCCTCCGGTCATCGGCCAGGTCCGGGCGCCGGCCGGCGGTCTCAGCTCCGGGCGGGATCTACCCGGAGCAACCGCACGGGTCAGTCAGCCCGCACGGTCGTTCTGCAAAATCCGGGGGCGCGGTGTCGGATCGGGGCGGTGGTGTTCGTCGCAGGGATGAGGCCGCCCCACAGAAGGGGCGGCGCCGAGGCAAAACAATGTTGCGCTCGACCCTGACCACCGAACCACGCCGTCTTGGCACCAGAGGAGTTGATCTTCGGATGCGGTACCTGGTTTCCGTGATCGATGACCAGATCAATCCTGGCAGCACGGACAGGCGGCCTGCCATCAGCGCGTTCAACGAACGGCTGATCGCCGAGGGCTACTGGGTCTTCTCGGGCGGACTGGCGGACACCGACGCGGCCACGGTCATCGACAACCGGGGCGAGCAGGCGGTGTTCAGCGACGGGCCTTTCGTGGAGTCGAAGGAGTACCTCGCCGGCGTCTGGGTGTGGGAGGCCCCCGATCTGGATGTGGCGCTCAAGCTCGCCGCCGAGGCGTCGAAGGTCTGCGACCGGAAGATCGAGGTGCGGCCGTTCCTGTGAGCGACGTCGGGGAGGCGATCACCCGGGCCCACCATGAGGAGTGGGCGCGGGTGGTCGCCGCCCTGACCAGGCGTTTCGGTGACCTCGACATCGCCGAGGAGGCGGCGGCCGAGGCGTTCGCGGCCGCCGTGGAGCGGTGGCCGGCCGACGGTATACCGCCCAATCCCGGCGCCTGGCTGACCACAACCGCCAACCGCAAGGCCATCGACCGGATCCGGCGTGAGAACAAGCGCGATGACAAGCACAGGGAGGCTCAGATGGTGTACCACGACGACCCGCCCGAGCCTGTCGGCGCCGTCGACGACGACCGACTCCGGTTGATCTTCATCTGCTGTCACCCGGCGCTGGCGATGCAGACCCGCGTAGCGCTGACGCTGCGCATGGTCGGCGGTCTGACCGTGCCCGAGATCGCCCGCGCCTACCTGGTGGCCGAGACCGCCATGGAGCGGCGCATCACCCGCGCGAAAGCCAAGATCAAGGCGGCCCGCATCCCCTATCGGATGCCGTCCGCCGACGATCTGCCGGCTCGTGTCTCCGGCGTCCTGGCCGTCTTGTTCCTCGTCTTCAACGAGGGCTACCTGGCCAGCGGCCCCGACACCGATCCCGTACGACACGAGCTGACTGCCGAGGCGATCCGGCTCACCCGCCTGATCCGCGCGCTCCTGCCGCAGGACGGAGAAGTGGCCGGGCTGCTGGCGCTGATGCTGCTCATCGAGGCCCGCCGCCCCGCCCGGGTCTCGGCCGGCGGCGAACTGGTCGCCCTCGACGAGCAGGATCGCGGGGCCTGGGACGCCGAGCTGATCGCCGAAGGTCACCGGCTGGTGCGTGAGCGCCTGGCCGCTGCCGCTGCCGGGGTGGCTCCGGGTCGCTATCAGATTCTCGCGGCGATCAACGCGGTGCACACCTCCGCCCGCGACATCCGCGACACCGACTGGTCGCAGGTCCTCGCCCTCTACGACCAGCTCGTCCGCCTCGACCCCTCGCCGATCATCGCCCTCAACCGGGCCATCGCCGTGGCCGAGCTCGACGGGCCGGAGGTGGCACTGGCCATCGTTGACCGTCTTGCCGAGGCGTTGGCCGGCTATCACGCCTACCACGCCGCCCGCGCCGACCTGCTGCGCCGGCTGGGCCACAGCCGGCAGTCACGCGCGGCCTACGACCGGGCCGTCGACCTGGCGGGCAACACCGGCGAGACCGCCTACCTGACCCGCCGCCGTGACCAACTGCGGTAGCGACGGATCCCGATCGAAACTCCGCGCAGCGGCGACCGGCCCCGGGGCGCCCGGCCGATGCATCCCGCAACCGGTGAGGGGCACGCCAGACGTTCTAGAAAAGATCTCGAAGGCGGTGTCGGATCGGCCCCGGGGTGTTCGTAGTGGAGGTGAGGCCGCCCAGGAGGGCGCCCGGGGGTAAGGGAAGGACGTTCATCATGACCACCTTGACGGAGCCGAGCACAGTCCCCACACGCCGCTCCAGTCGCCGGATGTGGGCGATCCTGGGGCTGGTGCTGCTTGCCGACGCCATCGACGTGATCGATGGGACCATCACGAACATCGCGGCCCCTACTATCGCCCGCGAGCTCAACGGCGGTGAGAGTCTGATCAAGTGGTTGGGACCGGCGTACATGCTGGCCATGGGTGTCCTGCTCCTGACCGGCGGACGGCTGGGTGACAAGTACGGCCAACGCAGGCTCTTCCTGATCGGCATGGGCGGGTTCACCCTGGCCTCAGCGGTCATCGGGTTCTCACCTGACCCGGTCCTGCTCATCGCCGCCCGGGTTGCTCAGGGAGCGTTCGGGGCTCTACTCATCCCGCAAGGCATGGCGATCATGACGAAAGCGTTCAGCCGCGACATGCTCGCCAAGGCGTTCGGTCTGTTCGGCCCGGTTCTCGGTATCTCCAGTGTCGGCGGCCCGGTCCTGGCCGGATTCATCATCGATGCCGACCTGTTCGGCCTGTCCTGGCGCCCGATCTTCCTCGCGAACATCGTCCTTGGCGTTATCGGGCTGGTCATAGCCGTCAAGATCCTGCCGCGTGACGACGACGGCAATCGGTCCACCGTCGTCGACGGTTGGGGTTCAGGCCTGCTCGCGGTCACCATGCTCGGGCTGCTGTACGGCCTGATCGAGGGCTCGACCAACGGCTGGAGCGCCGTCGCTGTCGCCTCGATCGCCGTCGGCATCCTGTTCTTCGCCGCCTTCGCCTACCGTCAGCGCACCGCACCCCACCCGCTCATCAAGCCCTCGCTGTTGAAGAACCGAGGTTTCACCTCCGCAATGGTCGTGGGCCTGGTCGCCTTCGCCGCCGGCACCGGCCTGTTCTTCGTGCTGTCGCTGTTCTTGCAGGAGGGACTGCACGCCAGCCCGCGAACCGCCTCGCTCGGCCTGGTGCCGCTCACCCTGGGGCTCATCGCCGCCAGTTTCGCCGCCATGGGTGGCCTGGTCGCCAAGCTCGGTCGCAGGCTCGTCTTCATCGGCCTGGCCGTCTCCCTCGTCGGTTGTGGTTGGGTCCTGGCCCTCGTCGTTCACTCCGGGACGAACGTCAGCCTCTGGGCGCTGGTCCCGGCGTTCGTCGTCATCGGCATCGGTACCGGCCTCTGCTTCACCACGATCCCCACCGTTGCCCTCGGCGACGCGGAGCCTGACGAAGCCGGCAGCGCCAGT from Streptosporangium sp. NBC_01756 includes the following:
- a CDS encoding MmcQ/YjbR family DNA-binding protein, giving the protein MAVVDDVRALGIELERSYHAYVRGRLKFRVGQIVYAAFSVDESVMGFAFPKEERAALVAGDSRKFQMPAASELRFNWVHADLASLEPAEAREFVVDAWRMVVPNKLSRAYDLAHPDGPG
- a CDS encoding YciI family protein produces the protein MRYLVSVIDDQINPGSTDRRPAISAFNERLIAEGYWVFSGGLADTDAATVIDNRGEQAVFSDGPFVESKEYLAGVWVWEAPDLDVALKLAAEASKVCDRKIEVRPFL
- a CDS encoding RNA polymerase sigma factor; its protein translation is MSDVGEAITRAHHEEWARVVAALTRRFGDLDIAEEAAAEAFAAAVERWPADGIPPNPGAWLTTTANRKAIDRIRRENKRDDKHREAQMVYHDDPPEPVGAVDDDRLRLIFICCHPALAMQTRVALTLRMVGGLTVPEIARAYLVAETAMERRITRAKAKIKAARIPYRMPSADDLPARVSGVLAVLFLVFNEGYLASGPDTDPVRHELTAEAIRLTRLIRALLPQDGEVAGLLALMLLIEARRPARVSAGGELVALDEQDRGAWDAELIAEGHRLVRERLAAAAAGVAPGRYQILAAINAVHTSARDIRDTDWSQVLALYDQLVRLDPSPIIALNRAIAVAELDGPEVALAIVDRLAEALAGYHAYHAARADLLRRLGHSRQSRAAYDRAVDLAGNTGETAYLTRRRDQLR
- a CDS encoding MFS transporter translates to MTTLTEPSTVPTRRSSRRMWAILGLVLLADAIDVIDGTITNIAAPTIARELNGGESLIKWLGPAYMLAMGVLLLTGGRLGDKYGQRRLFLIGMGGFTLASAVIGFSPDPVLLIAARVAQGAFGALLIPQGMAIMTKAFSRDMLAKAFGLFGPVLGISSVGGPVLAGFIIDADLFGLSWRPIFLANIVLGVIGLVIAVKILPRDDDGNRSTVVDGWGSGLLAVTMLGLLYGLIEGSTNGWSAVAVASIAVGILFFAAFAYRQRTAPHPLIKPSLLKNRGFTSAMVVGLVAFAAGTGLFFVLSLFLQEGLHASPRTASLGLVPLTLGLIAASFAAMGGLVAKLGRRLVFIGLAVSLVGCGWVLALVVHSGTNVSLWALVPAFVVIGIGTGLCFTTIPTVALGDAEPDEAGSASGSLGSIQQLASAIGSAAVTSVFFQAATSGLDQAMKVTLIVVLAATALSIPFVALMPRKAPQEPGH